A stretch of Lathyrus oleraceus cultivar Zhongwan6 chromosome 6, CAAS_Psat_ZW6_1.0, whole genome shotgun sequence DNA encodes these proteins:
- the LOC127092230 gene encoding uncharacterized protein LOC127092230 gives MEATSTCFFCGRIPSKSKLASSSSFGSFCLLTRNNVNTIMCKTSMKTHNRVIQNVTNSNETKLPSSTKRRRRRKRNGVAVEEQPRQQREIEIQIPSVYVHENTGDPIGWKEVGKSVVSWIRESMKAMAFDIASAELVEDLEFSEMKQRMGPGLTFVIQAQPYLNAVPMPLGLEVMCLKACTHYPTLFDHFQRELRDVLQDMQSKSLVEDWRETQSWKLLKELANSAQHRAVARKITQPKMVQGVLGMDIERVKAIQNRIDEFTNNMSELLNIERDVELEFTQEELDAVPRPDDASDPSKPIEFLVSHSQPQQELCDTICNLNAISTSTGLGGMHLVLFKIEGNHRLPPTTLSPGEMVCVRTCDSKGAVTTSCMQGVVDNLGDDGYSITVSLELRHGDSSFSKLVGKNVRIDRIQGLADTLTYERNCEALMMLQKNGLRKKNPSISVIATLFGDGEDAAWLEKKNLVDWEEEKINGVLGSESFDKSQQRAIALGLNKKRPLLVIQGPPGTGKTGLLKQLIASAVEQGERVLVTAPTNAAVDNMVEKLSNAGITIVRVGNPARISKTVASKSLGEIVNGKLASFREEYERKKSDLRKDLRHCLKDDSLAAGIRQLLKQLGKSLKKKEKLMINEVLSSAQVVLATNTGAADPFIRKLDAFDLVVIDEAGQAIEPSCWIPILQAKRCILAGDQCQLAPVIFSRKALEGGLGISLLERAATLHEGILTTRLTTQYRMNDAIASWASKEMYGGLLKSSKTVFSHLLVDSPFVKPTWITQCPLLLLDTRMPYGSLSIGCEEHLDPAGTGSLYNEGEADIVLQHVFSLIYAGVSPKAIVVQSPYVAQVQLLRDMLDGVPEAAGTEVSTIDSFQGREADAVILSMVRSNTLGAVGFLGDSRRINVAITRARKHLAVVCDSSTICHNTFLARLMRHIRHFGRVKHVEPDSFGGFGLGMNPILPFID, from the exons ATGGAAGCAACCTCAACTTGCTTCTTCTGCGGTAGAATCCCATCAAAATCCAAACTTgcttcatcttcttcatttggGTCATTCTGTTTATTAACACGTAACAATGTTAATACCATCATGTGCAAAACTTCAATGAAAACCCATAACCGTGTTATTCAAAACGTCACAAACAGTAACGAAACAAAGCTTCCAAGCAGcacaaaaagaagaagaaggagaaaaagaaatGGTGTAGCAGTGGAAGAGCAACCACGACAACAGAGGGAAATTGAAATACAAATACCGAGTGTTTATGTTCATGAGAATACTGGTGACCCAATTGGGTGGAAAGAAGTTGGGAAAAGCGTCGTGAGTTGGATTCGTGAGAGTATGAAAGCCATGGCTTTTGATATTGCTTCTGCTGAGTTAGTTGAAGATTTGGAATTTTCTGAGATGAAACAAAGAATGGGACCTGGTCTTACTTTTGTTATTCAAGCTCAACCTTATTTGAATGCTGTTCCTATGCCTCTTGGACTTGAAGTGATGTGTTTGAAAGCTTGTACTCATTATCCTACTCTCTTTGATCACTTTCAGAGAGAGTTGCGTGATGTTCTTCAAGATATGCAGAGTAAATCGTTGGTTGAGGATTGGCGTGAAACTCAGTCTTGGAAATTGCTTAAGGAACTTGCTAATTCag CTCAGCACAGGGCAGTGGCGAGGAAGATAACACAGCCGAAGATGGTCCAAGGTGTTTTAGGAATGGACATAGAAAGGGTCAAAGCGATACAGAATAGGATAGACGAATTCACCAACAACATGTCAGAATTGCTCAATATTGAAAGGGATGTTGAATTGGAGTTTACTCAGGAGGAACTGGATGCTGTTCCTAGACCCGATGATGCTTCTGATCCGTCAAAACCAATTGAGTTCTTGGTTAGCCATAGCCAGCCTCAGCAAGAACTCTGTGACACCATTTGTAACTTAAATGCCATCAGTACCTCTACAG GATTGGGGGGAATGCATTTGGTGTTATTCAAGAttgaaggcaaccaccgattACCACCTACTACTCTTTCACCTGGAGAAATGGTTTGTGTGAGAACTTGCGACAGCAAGGGCGCAGTTACAACTTCTTGCATGCAAGGAGTTGTGGACAATCTTGGCGATGATGGTTATAGTATTACCGTTTCTCTAGAGCTACGCCATGGTGATTCTTCTTTCTCTAAACTAGTTGGGAAGAATGTGCGCATTGACCGTATTCAAGGACTGGCTGATACACTTACCTACGAG CGCAACTGTGAAGCGCTAATGATGCTTCAGAAAAACGGTTTACGGAAGAAAAATCCATCGATTTCTGTTATTGCAACTCTATTTGGAGATGGGGAAGATGCTGCATGGCTTGAGAAGAAGAATCTGGTTGACTGGGAAGAAGAAAAAATAAATGGAGTATTAGGAAGTGAATCCTTTGATAAATCTCAGCAGAGAGCAATTGCATTGGGTTTGAATAAGAAGAGGCCACTATTGGTTATCCAAGGACCTCCCGGTACAGGCAAGACCGGTTTGCTCAAACAACTTATAGCAAGTGCCGTTGAGCAAGGCGAAAGGGTTCTTGTTACAGCACCTACTAATGCAGCTGTTGATAATATGGTTGAAAAGCTttcaaatgctggaataactaTCGTGCGAGTTGGAAACCCAGCCCGTATATCAAAAACAGTAGCGTCAAAGTCTTTGGGAGAAATTGTAAATGGAAAGCTTGCAAGTTTTCGCGAAGAGTACGAGAGGAAGAAGTCTGATCTAAGGAAAGATCTAAGACATTGTTTAAAGGATGATTCATTAGCTGCAGGCATACGGCAACTTCTGAAACAGCTTGGAAAGTCGCTAAAGAAAAAGGAAAAGCTGATGATAAATGAAGTTCTATCTAGTGCTCAGGTTGTGCTTGCCACCAATACCGGAGCAGCTGATCCTTTTATTCGAAAGCTAGATGCTTTTGACTTAGTTGTCATAGATGAAGCTGGACAGGCAATTGAACCGTCATGCTGGATACCTATACTGCAGGCAAAACGATGTATTCTTGCCGGTGATCAATGCCAACTAGCTCCTGTGATATTTTCTAGAAAAGCATTAGAAGGTGGTTTAGGAATATCGCTATTAGAGAGAGCTGCAACTTTGCATGAAGGGATTCTCACTACTAGATTAACGACACAATACCGTATGAATGATGCCATTGCAAGTTGGGCTTCAAAGGAGATGTATGGTGGATTGTTGAAGTCCTCAAAGACTGTTTTTTCTCATCTTCTTGTAGACTCTCCTTTTGTGAAG CCTACATGGATAACACAGTGCCCTCTGCTATTGCTTGACACTCGAATGCCGTACGGAAGTTTATCAATTGGCTGCGAAGAGCATCTAGATCCGGCTGGAACTGGCTCGTTATATAATGAAGGAGAAGCTGATATTGTTTTGCAGCATGTTTTTTCCTTAATTTATGCTG GTGTTAGCCCAAAAGCTATTGTAGTTCAGTCGCCTTATGTTGCTCAAGTTCAACTTTTGAGGGACATGCTTGATGGGGTTCCAGAAGCTGCTGGTACAGAAGTTTCCACAATTGATAGCTTTCAAGGTCGGGAAGCTGATGCTGTAATTCTATCAATG GTACGATCAAACACATTGGGAGCTGTTGGATTCCTCGGCGATAGCAGAAGAATTAATGTTGCCATCACAAGAGCGCGCAAACATTTAGCTGTAGTATGTGACAGCTCAACTATTTGCCACAATACATTCCTAGCAAGGCTGATGCGCCATATCCGACACTTTGGTAGGGTGAAGCATGTAGAGCCAGATAGTTTTGGAGGGTTTGGGCTTGGGATGAATCCAATATTACCTTTTATTGATTAG
- the LOC127092211 gene encoding protein BOLA4, chloroplastic/mitochondrial has product MRTHVLSLSANTSLLRHALPVLVRPYNKSTVLFRTTAPNRISFLRSTSQTTLFRDFSSIPPKRHDVPLFTTTSLRTFTSRATHVNDAGSFDLPLIQSMQNKIKEQLNAESVLVKDAYGDGRHVSIDVISTAFEGQSAVNRQRMVYKAIWEELQSAVHAVDQMTTQTPAEAAGK; this is encoded by the exons ATGCGGACACACGTTTTGTCGCTCTCAGCCAACACAAGTTTACTACGCCATGCTCTTCCCGTTTTGGTTCGACCTTACAACAAATCCACCGTCCTCTTCCGAACCACCGCTCCTAATCGCATATCTTTCCTCAGATCCACTTCACAAACTACTCTATTTCGCGATTTTTCTTCTATTCCTCCCAAACGCCACGATGTACCTTTATTCACCACTACTTCTCTTCGCACCTTTACTTCACGCGCCACTCATGTCAACGACGCTGGTTCCTTTGATTTGCCTCTCATTCAGTCTATGCAGAATAAG ATAAAGGAGCAACTCAATGCAGAATCAGTTTTGGTAAAGGATGCTTATGGCGATGGACGGCATGTTAG CATTGATGTTATCTCTACAGCCTTCGAGGGACAATCAGCCGTGAATAGGCAAAGGATGGTCTATAAAGCGATATGGGAGGAGCTTCAGAGTGCAGTTCACGCTGTTGACCAGATGACGACCCAAACTCCTGCTGAAGCAGCCGGGAAATGA